The genomic interval AATTTATGATGGGCGTGGCTGCCGTGATTTTATTGATTATGACAGTCAATCTGCTCTGGAGTATCCAGCAATATCGGCGGCAGGGGGAGGCTGATTTAAAGGAGAAGGCGCAAGTGATTTGTCAGCAGCTGGTTGCAACGCGCAGTTTTATTGCTTCGCAGCAGGATACGATCAATATAGATGCGGCGGGGCATTATCAGTTTAAGCATTTGAATCCGGCAGCTGTGGGCAAAGGAATCAGTGATGAATTCAATCGTTTTTCCGGATACAATTTTAAACAAACAAAATTTATTGTGCGGGATCAGGAAAATGCACCGGATAATTTTGAAGTGGAAAAAATGAGAGAATTGTCGGCTGATCGTGAGCTGACGGAGATTTGGGGCTTTGATGAAGTCGATGGAGTACGAGTGTTTCGATATTTGACGCCGCTGTATTACGATCAATCTTGTATGTCTTGTCATGGTGGGCCGGCCGGAACGATTGATATTTCCGGGTACCCAAGGGAAGGTTATGCAGCAGGAGATTTTGCGGGTGCCATCAGTATTGTATTTCCAATGACGGCCTTTGAAAATCATCAGTATGAAAATATTATCAGTCATTTGATTTTTATTTTATTGATGATTATGGCTACCATCGGAATGATTTATATCTTGATGAAACACATTGTAATCACGCCGATTGTACAGCTGACTGATAAAGTGTCGCAGATCGGCAGTGGGCAGTGGACGCAATTGAATGAGATTTGTACCTATGATGAAATGCGGGATTTAGCAGACCAATTTAATGAAATGTCGATAAAACTGAATGGATTATATGACAGCTTGGAGAAAAAGGTCGCAGACCGGACACAGCAATTGTGTGAAGTGAATGTCAGATTAGCCGATCAAAGCCGAGAACTTAAGCAAATGTATGAAAAATTGTTTGCGGCAGATCAGATGAAATCGGAGTTTTTAGCGGTGATGAGTCATGAATTAAAAACCCCGTTAACAGCGATTATTGCTTTTTCTGAAATCTTACTGAGTGAAGGGGAAACGCTAAGTTCCCAGCATAAAGAGTATTTAGAAGATATTTTTGATTGTTCGCATCAGCTATTGCGGCAGATTAATGATATTTTAGATATGTCTAAAATTGAGTCAGGCTTGGTTAAAATCAATGCGCGTCCTACTGATATTAGACAAGTTGTGGAAAGCGTGGTGGCAATTGTTCGTCCGCTACTTACGAAGAAGGAGATTGATCTATCCATCCATGTAGACGAAGCTCTGCCGATGATTCTCGCCGATCATGATAAAGTGAAACATATTATGAACAACCTGGTCAGCAATGCAATCAAATTTACGGATACAGGTGGGGCGATTGGCATAGATGTGCGCATTCAGAATGCCGAGCTTAAAGTAGCCGTTTGTGATGACGGCATAGGGATCAGCACGCAAGATCAGCCTTATGTTTTTGATAAATTCAGACAGGTACATGATAGTGACAGCCGAGAAAATCAAGGCAGTGGGTTAGGTCTTGAAATTGCCCGTAATCTAGTAGAATTACAAGGTGGCCGAATATGGGTAGAGAGTGCATTGGGGAAAGGCAGTACCTTTACGTTTACTTTACCGCTAAATGCTTTTATCGAAGCGGTATATGGGGAGGAATAAATGGTGAGCGGTCAGAAAATTTTAGTTGCCGATGACGATGACAAAATATTAAAAATTGTGCAGTATTGTTTGGAGAAAGAAGCGTTCGAGGTGGTAACGGCGTCAGATGGAGAGCAGGCATTAAAACTTGCGAAACTAACGCAGCCCGATATTGCATTAGTAGATTTGATGATGCCAAAATTAAATGGGCTCGATTTATGTGAACTTTTAATTCAGGAATATGATATCCCGGTGATTATTTTATCGGCAAAGGGAGATGAACTAGATCGGATTGTCGGGTTTCGTTTGGGTGTGGATGATTATATTAGCAAGCCGTTTAGCCCGACTGAACTCGTGTTGCGTGTGCAGGCGATTTTGCGCCGGGTTCGTGGGAAAAAAACAAATCCGCAAAAACTCACCTATGGAGAACTTTCGATTGATGAGCAGAAGCGATTGGTCGTGGCCGGAGGTAAGCCGATTGTCTTGACGAGCAAGGAATTTGAGCTTTTATGGTTATTTGCCTGCAATCCTACGACTGTATTTACGCGGCTGCAACTCTTAAATAAAATTTGGCATAGTGATTATAAAGGCGATGAGAATACGGTGACGGTTCACATACGACGGTTGCGGGAAAAAATAGAGAAAGATCCGTCTCAGCCTCAATACATCAAAACAGTTTGGGGTGTAGGGTATAAATTTCACATATAATATCATAAATTTAATACTTTTGTAATAGTTTCGTTATCATACCGTAAGTATCTTGCGGTATGATTTTTTTATCATAAAAAATTGAAATTTTCAGTATTTTTAAAGTTTTTAAGGAGGCCGAGCTGCATGGAGAGGAGGACGATGATTCAATTGTTGTTGAGTGGAAGTATATTCGCGGTTTTATTCGGTACAAACAAAGCAAAAGCCTATATTCGGCCGCCGGGCGCAGTTGAAGAAGGTCTTTTTCTTTCTACTTGCGCTCGCTGTGGAAAATGTGCGGAAGTTTGCACAGCAAAAGCGATTGTGATCGGGCATGGTGAGACGGGATTGTCCATCGGGACACCGTATATTGTGCCAAGGGAGCAAGCTTGTGATTTATGCATGGAATGCACCAAGGTTTGTACGAGCGGTGCGTTGCGGCCTAAGGAAAAAGAGCAGGTGAGGATGGGTCGCGCGGAAATTGATCATGATACATGTCTTGCCTGGCAGGGTGATGAATGCAAAATCTGTTATACAAGCTGTCCTTTCTATGATAAGGCAATTCAACTGAAAGATCATAAATATCCAATCATTGATGAAACCTACTGCACGGGTTGCGGGCAATGTGAACATGTATGTATTGCACAGCCTGCGGCGGTACGGGTAAAAACGCTTTAAAATGAAGAGGTTAAAACAGGAGGCGCTTTCATGAAACTTTCTTTCAGGAGCAGGCGCAGAGTTGTGCAGAGCGGGGCTGTCATCGTGCTGCTGATCCCGTTGTTTTTTTATCCTACGATATGGTTTGGCACTTATATTTCAGCGGATTTCTTAGGCGTGGCACTTACAGATCCCTTAACAGCGCTGGAAATACTGGCAGCGGGGCGCACTGTATGGTGGCCGCTGCTCGTGTCGGTGATCCCTTTGGTCCTTGTTGCAGCTTTAGCAGGACGCGTGTTTTGCAGTTTTATATGTCCGCTTAATTTTTTATTGGAATTGCTGCCAATGAAAAAAGAAGCGAAGGTCAGGAAAAAGTGGTGGCCGATTGCAGGTATCTTCGTTGTTGTGCTTCTTTCTGCTCTGGTGCAAATTCCCATTTTTACGATGCTATCCCCCCTGCATAATTTGATGCGGATGTTTTTATTTGGGCTTGGTATAGAATTTGTTTTCGTGGTTGCTGTTTTACTTGGAGCCTGGTTTTATGGACGTAAAATTTGGTGTCAGGCGATCTGTCCATTAGGTGCTCTTTATGGCGTAATGGGAATAGGCCGCTGGATAATGATTGGTTTTGATGAAGAGAGATGCACGCATTGCGGAAAATGTGTACAGACTTGCAGTATGGCAGTAAGGCCCGGTAGTTTGACTTTACTCGATAAGGTCAGCTGTACCAATTGCGGAGATTGTATTGATGTTTGTGAGGAGAAGGCCTTATATTATGCTGTCTGCGGGAAACGGAAAAAGAGGGGAGATGAAGCTCTATGAAACTATGGGATAAAGTATGCGGGGAAAAAAAGTTCACGTTGAAACATTTTATTGGGTTAGGTTTATTCATGGTGGTTTTTATCCTATCTACAGCAGGCGCTGTGGCATATACATCACAGAGTGATTTTTGCGGCAGTTGTCATGAAATGTCACCGATGTATAAGACATGGGCGGCTTCGGGTCATAAAGATATCGCTTGCGCAGAATGCCATGAAGAGCCGGGAGCTTTAGGGGTCGTTAAGTCGAAAGCAAAAGGGACGAAAGAATTATATTTGCATATGACGGGAGATTTTTCAGCACCGAAAGCAGATGCGAGGGATGTAAATTGCTATGGATGTCATCAAGATAAAGTGAAAAATGTGGAAACTGCTGCAGAAAGGAAAGATCCGCATACCAAAAAACATTTTGATAATGGCATGAATTGTCTATCTTGCCATAGTGGTCTTGTGCACGATGAGATGAAAAATAAAACATTACCGAGTCGGGCGACTTGCGTATCTTGTCATTGGGATGAGATGAATAAGTAATGGATAATACTTCGCGTAAGGAGGAAGAACAATGAAGTTTTCACGACGGGAATTTTTGAAGGCAATGGCTGTATCATCGGCTTTATTCAGTGCCGGATGTGCGATGGATACGAGTCGAAAAACGCAGGGACCTACCTCTCAGCAAGATGTGGAAAAATGGCATAAAGGTGTTTGCCGATATTGTGGTACCGGCTGCGGTGTATTGGCAGGTGTCAGTAAAGGCAAGATTGTTGCGGTGAAAGGCGATCCGGATTGTGCGGTGAATAAAGGCCGCCTATGTGTGAAAGGTATTTTATTGCCTAAAATTATGGATACAAAAGATCGGGTATTGCATCCGTTAATTAAAAAAAATGGTGAATTTGTCAAGGCTTCTTGGGAGGAAGTTTTAGATTTGATTGCAACGAAGTTTAAAAGCTCCATTGATGAATTTGGCCCGGATGCAGTGGGCTTTTACGGTTCGGGACAAAACGTTGCCGAAGAAGCGTACATCGCCAATAAATTGTTTAAGGGGGCGATCGGGACCAATAACATTGACGGTAATCCACGGACTTGTATGGCGAGTGCAGTCGCGGGGTATATCAGTACCTTCGGCAAGGATGAGCCGATGGGAACGTATGCGGATATTGAAGCTGCCGATGTATTTTTTATCATTGGCTCCAATCTGGCAGAGGCGCATCCGATTCTTTATTCTCGGGTGGTAGATCGTAAAAATAGCAATCCGAATGCGAAGATTATCATTGCCGATCCACGGCGGACGCGTACGGCGGATATTGCCGATGTACTGCTGCAGTTTACACCGGGGACAGATTTGGCACTTTTAAATAGTATGGCGTATGTGATTGTTGAAGAAGATTTGGTTGATATGAATTTTATAAACGAACATACGGAATTTGTCAAAGGTGCAGATCAAAAATTAAATTTTGCAGAATTTAAGCGGTTTCTGCAAGACTATGCACCGGAGAAAGTCAGTGAGCTGACAGGCATTGATGCAGGGGAAATTAAGAATGTAGCAAGGCTGTTTGCCGCAAAAGATAGAAATACGATATCGCTATGGTGTATGGGGCTGAACCAGAGGATTCGAGGAACTTGGGTGAATAATCTCATCCATAATTTACATCTGCTGACGGGGAAAATCTGTCGTCCGGGCAATACACCATTCTCTTTGACCGGACAGCCCAGTGCCTGCGGCAGTATTCGTGAAGTTGGTGCATTATCACATTTATTGCCGGCACATCGTGTTGTCGCCAATCCCAAACATCGCGCGGAAATCGCAAAAATTTGGGGTGTTGATCCAAATCATATGAGCGCTAAACCGGGTTATCATACAATTGAGATGTTCCGGGCTGCCGCTGCAGGCAAGTTAAAAGCTTTGTGGGTGATGTGCACCAATCCGGGGCAGTCACTTCCCAATTTAAATGCGTATCGTAAAGGGATGGAAGATACCTTTATGGTAGTTTCGGAAACCTATCATCCTACGCGTACTTCGGAGTTGGCGGATGTTGTTTTGCCGGCGGCTTTATGGATGGAAAAGGAAGGGGTTTACGGAAATGGTGAGCGGCGTACACAACATCTGGATAAGGCTGTAGAGCCGCCGGGTGAGGCAAAACCGGATGTATGGGCTTTGCTTGAAGTCGCCAAGCGGTTGGGTTACGGAGAAATTTTCAATTATAAAGACAACGAAGCGATATGGGAAGAATATCGGAAATGTACGACTGGCACAAAAATGGATTTGCCGCCGTATGCGCGTTTGAAAAAAGAACACGGACTTACATGGCCGATTCCGAAAGATGATGCGCCGCCTACTGCGATACGTTACGCCGCACCTTATGATCCGTTTGTACCGGAAGGCATCAAATTTTATGGGCGTCCAAATGGACGAGCGGTGATTTATGCAAGACCGCATGCCGCTCCGCAGGAAGTGCCTGATGGAGAATATCCTTTCTTTTTATCAACGGGGCGAATTTTAGAACATTGGCATACCGGCACGATGACCTTTAATGTGCCGGAGTTAAAAAGAGCTGCGGCTGAGATGTATATTGAAATTTGCCCGGAAGATGCAGCGCGTCTTGCCATCAAAGATGGTATGTTGGTAGACGTTACTTCCCGTCGTGGTACGTGTAAGCTGAAGGCAAAAATAAATGGCCGTGGACAGCCACGGCCGGGAATGGTGTATGTACCATTTCATGATCAGGAAATGATTCGTATGATTAATTTTGTAACGATTGATGCATTTGATGACGTATCAAAGCAACCGGAATATAAACTTTGTGCAGTGAAAATCAGCAGAGCTTAGCTTTCTTCATCGGCTGTCGTGATATAGCTTGGAAATACACCGGCTACGCCCTTTAGTTGTTCTATTTTGGTACATACCGTATGCATGACATTTAGGTTGTCCGCTTCAAGAAGCAGGATGATTTCTCCTTTGGGTGAAACAGAATGAATCTCTATTTCCTGAAACTGTGCAAGCTGCGATGTTATATTTTCTATATCTTGCGCAATCGGTTGTACGATGATACTTGCA from Massilibacillus massiliensis carries:
- a CDS encoding molybdopterin-dependent oxidoreductase; the encoded protein is MKFSRREFLKAMAVSSALFSAGCAMDTSRKTQGPTSQQDVEKWHKGVCRYCGTGCGVLAGVSKGKIVAVKGDPDCAVNKGRLCVKGILLPKIMDTKDRVLHPLIKKNGEFVKASWEEVLDLIATKFKSSIDEFGPDAVGFYGSGQNVAEEAYIANKLFKGAIGTNNIDGNPRTCMASAVAGYISTFGKDEPMGTYADIEAADVFFIIGSNLAEAHPILYSRVVDRKNSNPNAKIIIADPRRTRTADIADVLLQFTPGTDLALLNSMAYVIVEEDLVDMNFINEHTEFVKGADQKLNFAEFKRFLQDYAPEKVSELTGIDAGEIKNVARLFAAKDRNTISLWCMGLNQRIRGTWVNNLIHNLHLLTGKICRPGNTPFSLTGQPSACGSIREVGALSHLLPAHRVVANPKHRAEIAKIWGVDPNHMSAKPGYHTIEMFRAAAAGKLKALWVMCTNPGQSLPNLNAYRKGMEDTFMVVSETYHPTRTSELADVVLPAALWMEKEGVYGNGERRTQHLDKAVEPPGEAKPDVWALLEVAKRLGYGEIFNYKDNEAIWEEYRKCTTGTKMDLPPYARLKKEHGLTWPIPKDDAPPTAIRYAAPYDPFVPEGIKFYGRPNGRAVIYARPHAAPQEVPDGEYPFFLSTGRILEHWHTGTMTFNVPELKRAAAEMYIEICPEDAARLAIKDGMLVDVTSRRGTCKLKAKINGRGQPRPGMVYVPFHDQEMIRMINFVTIDAFDDVSKQPEYKLCAVKISRA
- a CDS encoding cytochrome c3 family protein produces the protein MKLWDKVCGEKKFTLKHFIGLGLFMVVFILSTAGAVAYTSQSDFCGSCHEMSPMYKTWAASGHKDIACAECHEEPGALGVVKSKAKGTKELYLHMTGDFSAPKADARDVNCYGCHQDKVKNVETAAERKDPHTKKHFDNGMNCLSCHSGLVHDEMKNKTLPSRATCVSCHWDEMNK
- a CDS encoding chaperone NapD, with the protein product MAIASIIVQPIAQDIENITSQLAQFQEIEIHSVSPKGEIILLLEADNLNVMHTVCTKIEQLKGVAGVFPSYITTADEES
- a CDS encoding response regulator transcription factor, coding for MVSGQKILVADDDDKILKIVQYCLEKEAFEVVTASDGEQALKLAKLTQPDIALVDLMMPKLNGLDLCELLIQEYDIPVIILSAKGDELDRIVGFRLGVDDYISKPFSPTELVLRVQAILRRVRGKKTNPQKLTYGELSIDEQKRLVVAGGKPIVLTSKEFELLWLFACNPTTVFTRLQLLNKIWHSDYKGDENTVTVHIRRLREKIEKDPSQPQYIKTVWGVGYKFHI
- a CDS encoding ATP-binding protein, which translates into the protein MKIKNSLSLKFMMGVAAVILLIMTVNLLWSIQQYRRQGEADLKEKAQVICQQLVATRSFIASQQDTINIDAAGHYQFKHLNPAAVGKGISDEFNRFSGYNFKQTKFIVRDQENAPDNFEVEKMRELSADRELTEIWGFDEVDGVRVFRYLTPLYYDQSCMSCHGGPAGTIDISGYPREGYAAGDFAGAISIVFPMTAFENHQYENIISHLIFILLMIMATIGMIYILMKHIVITPIVQLTDKVSQIGSGQWTQLNEICTYDEMRDLADQFNEMSIKLNGLYDSLEKKVADRTQQLCEVNVRLADQSRELKQMYEKLFAADQMKSEFLAVMSHELKTPLTAIIAFSEILLSEGETLSSQHKEYLEDIFDCSHQLLRQINDILDMSKIESGLVKINARPTDIRQVVESVVAIVRPLLTKKEIDLSIHVDEALPMILADHDKVKHIMNNLVSNAIKFTDTGGAIGIDVRIQNAELKVAVCDDGIGISTQDQPYVFDKFRQVHDSDSRENQGSGLGLEIARNLVELQGGRIWVESALGKGSTFTFTLPLNAFIEAVYGEE
- a CDS encoding 4Fe-4S dicluster domain-containing protein, which produces MERRTMIQLLLSGSIFAVLFGTNKAKAYIRPPGAVEEGLFLSTCARCGKCAEVCTAKAIVIGHGETGLSIGTPYIVPREQACDLCMECTKVCTSGALRPKEKEQVRMGRAEIDHDTCLAWQGDECKICYTSCPFYDKAIQLKDHKYPIIDETYCTGCGQCEHVCIAQPAAVRVKTL
- a CDS encoding 4Fe-4S binding protein produces the protein MKLSFRSRRRVVQSGAVIVLLIPLFFYPTIWFGTYISADFLGVALTDPLTALEILAAGRTVWWPLLVSVIPLVLVAALAGRVFCSFICPLNFLLELLPMKKEAKVRKKWWPIAGIFVVVLLSALVQIPIFTMLSPLHNLMRMFLFGLGIEFVFVVAVLLGAWFYGRKIWCQAICPLGALYGVMGIGRWIMIGFDEERCTHCGKCVQTCSMAVRPGSLTLLDKVSCTNCGDCIDVCEEKALYYAVCGKRKKRGDEAL